Below is a window of Sus scrofa isolate TJ Tabasco breed Duroc chromosome 10, Sscrofa11.1, whole genome shotgun sequence DNA.
CAGATTCTCACTTTCACTCTGATCCCTAAAAGGAACCAACAACTTTTATAGCCTCCTCAGTCCTTGAAGGAGCAGCGTCCGAGGACAGGGAGTCACCTCCATAAGACACTTGGCTATAAACTCACAGGCGCGGATACCACTATCAATTCAGAAACCCTATCTCAACAGCACATTTAAGTCAGGAATCTGTGACCTTTGAAAAgtgggaagaggagttcccgtcatggctcagaggtaacaaaaccaactagtatccatgaggacacaggttagatccctggcctcactcagtgggttaaggatcggcattgctgtgagctgtggtataggccgtaagctgcagctctgattcaacctctagcctgggaacttccatatgctgatgctgcatcctaaaaagacaaaacaaaacaaaacaaaaaaagtgggaCTCACATATATGCTTCAGGGCCTTGTTACCAGGGATTTGAAAAGGTGGACAATGGTAGTGTTAATAAACATTATTTCAGGTATGCTGAGAAAAAGCAACCTATGCACCTGGCACGTTGAAGTGGAGGTGGCATGGGCAGTAAAGAAAGGTAAGACTATCCCATGATCAAGCAATAATGGGGACAGAGTGGGAGTTAAGTAGGAGAAGATGCACATTTATCAAAATCAGCATTAAGGGACCTGAGAAATCACCTACTTCCCACTTTTGTTCCCCAGACTTTAAAGGTGGGAAGAACATGAGGTTTAGAGGGGACATGGATTTctaacttgctcaaagtcacataaATTGATAAAGGCAGAGCTGAGACTGGCTTCCACTCAAGTATTTTTGTCATCTACACTGTGCTCCTCAATGTACACAAGGGGAACAAGTAAAGACCAAGGCTGCCAACGGCCAGAGGCAATAGAAGAAAAGGACACATTATACCAGGAACTCAGATAAGGTGAATGGGATTTCCCAAGTAgcaaaattttatctatttataatGATAACCatgcagtttttgtttgtttgttttgtctttttagggccacacccatggcatgtggaggttcccaggctaaggggtctcaaactggagctgaagccgccagcctaaaccacagccacagcaattcgggatccaagccgagtctgtaacctacaccacagctcacagcaacaccagatccttaacctactgagcaaggccagggatcaaacccacatcatcatggatactaggtagattcataatcctctgagccacatcaggaattccCGAGATAGTCCTTCTTTACTCTTACTTAGGAAtaccttttaggagttcctgctgtggctcaggggaacgaacccaactaggatccatgaggacgtgggttcgatctctggtcccaatcagtgggtttaaggattcagtgttgccgcgagctgtggtgtcagtcacagacgctgctcggatctggcattgctgtggctgtggcttaggccagcaactgtagctctgatttgattcctaacctgggaacttccatatgctgtgagtgtggccctaaaaagcaaaaagcaaaaaaaaccttttagatTCCCAGAATGGTGATCAAGCATAAAACCTTTATAATTTTGTATAGGAAATTGTATATcaaacagaaaaagcttttacCTTATTCTTTGTGTCGGTGGGAACACCTTCTGGaattgcaggtgcagctgctgcTTCATCCAAATAAGAACTGTCTTCATCAGCCAGAAGTTCATCACCTAGTGCATCCAATTCTGAGATTGAAAGAGTcaacatgtcaaaaaaaaaaaaaaaaaaaaaaagtaagcaagaaAATTTGCAGCTAATATTACAAAAGGCAACCAAATTATCTGAagtaagataaaaatttaaaaacagaaagagggaattcctgttgtggcacagaggaaaccaatctgactaggaaccatgaggctgcaggtttgatccctggcctcactcagtgggttaaggatctggcgttgccatgagctgtggtgtcggttgcagacacggctcagatcttgcatggctgtgatataggccagcagctgtagctctgattagtcccctagcctggaacctccatatgccgcaggtgtggccctaaaaagacaaaagacaaaaaaaaaaaaagaacctagagAGAAAGAGgttattaatttctatttccaaAACAAAAGTTGACCATAGTAACAATGTTCCAGGGGACTGGTATGGTAAAATCTATGAAAatcaaaaattgaaattaaacagacaggagttcctgctgtgtggctcagcaggttacgaacccagcatactgtctgtgaggacacgtgtttgacccctggcctcgctcagtggcttaatgatgcagtgttgccacaagctggcattgctgtggttgtggcataggcagctctgattcaacctgtagactgggaatctccatgtgctctgggtgtggccccaaaataaataaataaataaaaaccactataCCCCACAGCTTTACTAGGCCCTCGTCTTAAGAGGGCTCTATAGTTATCAGTTGGTCAATTCAAACTGGGAAATCTGACAATAACAGATGTAAAAAAttctctcccaggagttcctgttatggctcagtggtaacaaacctgactagtatccatgaggacgaaggttcaatccctggcctcgttcagtggattaaggaagttaatccctggcctcgttcagtgttgctgtgagctgtggtacaggtcagagatgtggctcggatcttgtgttgctgtggctgtggcgtaggctggcagctacagcttcatttcaacccctagcccgggaacttccatatgccaaggtgtggccctaaaaaaaagaccaaaagaaaaaaagcctttctaATTTACTAACGAACTTGAGAGGAGACAGTGAAATGCATAAGACTGAGATTTTTGTGCAGTGATTGATGATTACATGAAATCAGGcttaaaaataattctaggaACAAAGTGAGTTGGAAGTGACCACAATGAATGGAAGAGCAGGTAGAGACTCATCAGAGCAAACTCAAgatgggaaataagaaaataaagaggagttcccatagtggtgtggcagaaatgaatccgactaggaactatgaggttccaggtttgatccctggcctagctcagtgggttaagggtctggtgttgccatgagctgtggtgtaagtcacagatgcggctcggatcccaggttgctgtggctgtggtgtaggctagcagatgtacctccgattagacccctagcctgggaacctccatatgctgcaggtgtggccctaaaaagacaaaagacaaaaaaaaaaaaaagaaagaaagaaagaaaagaaaagaaagaaacaaatggggAAAAACAAGGTTCTACGcaaaagagaagataaagaagGAGTAATGTGAGAGAGGAGTCATGTAACAGAAAATCCAGTGTGTCCACTGTGGGGTCGTCCTGCCCTCTACCCAGTTACTCATGTTAGAAGCTGGCAtacatcggagttcccgtcgtggctcagtggttaatgaatctgaataggaaccatgaggttgcggattcaatccatggcctagctcagtgagtcaaggatctggtgttgccatgagctgtggtatgggctgcagatgcggcttggatcccccgttgctgtggctctggcgtaggccggcagctacagctcgattaacccctagcctgggaacctccaaatgccgcagtgccaccctagaaaagacaaaaaaaaaaaaaaaaaaaaaaaaagaaactggcaaaCATCTGTGATACCTCCCTTTCTCTCCACATTCAATTAAGTCATCCATTAAGTCTTGTCCATTCAACCTCCTAAAATTTCTTCCATCTGTCCACTTCTGTTTCTGCTACTGCCACTTTAGTCTTGGCTaccaccatttcttttcttttttttctggccgtgCCCATgggatgcagaagttcttgggccagggattaaaagtGTGACACAACATTAACCTGAGGCACAgtagtgaaaacaccagatccttagcccactgagacaccagggaactcctcaccatcatttcttttctcttttttctttttagagccgcatccacagcatatcaCATTTCTACGGctgggggcaaatcagagctgcagctgccggcctacaccatagccacaacaacaccagatccaagccacatctttgacctacaaaCACCACTCAGGGCAAagctttaaccactgagcaaggccagggatcaaacctacatcctcatggatactagttgggctcttaaccagctgagccacaatgaacaCCCCCCATCATTTCCTACATAGACTACAGTAAATTTCTAAACTCCTCTCTGTGACTCAACAAGCCCTCCCATTTTGTCTTGTTAACCCTTACTCATTCTCCAGATTCTATGTCCCCCATTCCCAACTAGGTTAGATTCCCTGGCTGTGTGCTCCTATGGTACCCTACACTTTTCCTCCCCACATTCTGTGctcttataattaattaattattttgaaacagGCAGTTTCTTACCCCTGCTAGAGAAGAGCTTCATGAACACAGGgatcatgtttattttcttcgTGCTGAGTTCCCCACAACTAACAGTGACTGGCACACAGTAGAGGCATACAAAGTATTTGCCAACTACTGTTTCTTGATCTGCTTTGTTGTTCTGAGGGAGAGGACTCCAAgtaggaaaataaacagaaaaaaatcaaaaggaaaatggcGGGGAATGGCAATGTTTGGATACTAAGCACCAGATCAGCAGAGGTCTGTGCCTGAACCATCCTTCAGAGTTTGTCTGTCCCAGAGGTGGTGGGGTATGAAAGTCTGACATGGCATCTCTCAAGCTCTTTTCCCAGAGACTGTACCATAAACTATCTCTCAGGGAACCCACACAGGAGCATGCTGGAAAGGTCCCAGGCAGGCACTTCTTTCATATTCTAAAGCTACATATATACTGCTTTTCCTGTAACTCACCCGCTTCTAGGTCATCTTCGTCTAATTCTGGCGTGCCATAACTACGACTCAGTGCTTCTTGGATTTCATTTGCATCTTCCATCATATCTTCTAGCTGGTCCTGTAGATCCTACAAAAATACATGacagtatttttattcatttcctacatttttctctaaatacAGACTGCTCCCACTGTCTCCCCCGAATCTTAGAAACAAATAATGACCCATATAATCCTCCTATTTTTGGagataaaaatgtaaacttaATAGAATTGGCAGACTTGCATTTGAATTTAAGGTGCTTCATCAAAATCCAAACTGCTATTGCAAGAatagatggccaggagttcccgctgtggctcagtgattaacgaatctgactaggaaccatgaggctgcgggttcgatcccagccttgctaagtgggtcaaggatcggcgttgccatgagctgtggtgcaggttgcagactcggctcggtcgggtctggcgttgctgtggctgtggagtaggccagcacctacagctccgattagacccctagcctggggacctccatatgccgcgggagcagccctagaaaggcaaaaagacacacacacaaaaaagaatagatggccataggagttccctggtggctcagcaggttcaggatctgaaattgtcactgctgtgatgggggtccaatccctggctaaGAACTTATGCAGCCATGtatgtggcaaaaaacaaacaaaaaaaaccccataagcTCTCTGTCATCACAGGAAGTTTGTTGCTTAAAACATGAAATCATGCAACATTTACACTATCAATTTTTCTAGTTAATAGAAAAAAGGACGTTACTGAAACAagcatattactttttttttttttggctttttagggccacacctgtagcatggaGGTTGCAactagcggtccaatcagagctacagttgcccacctacaccacagccacagcaacatcagatccgagccacatcttcgaactacaccacagctcatggcaacactggatccttaacccactgagtgaggccagggttcagacccacaacctcatggttcctggtaggattcgttTACCCtttaccatgatgggaactcccatattactCTTCTTGAGTCAACCAAAAGGTGACTACACTGTGGAGGGAAAGGAAGTAGCAGTGGAAACAACTGGGTGGTACAAAAAGCTGTACCCACTCTGGATGGGGAAACAGAAATGAATCAGGATAGGCTTGGTATCTGAGACCACGCTGGTGAAATAAATTGACTGAGGACATAAAGCATTTGGGAATGATCTATTGATAGTTAATTGGGAGACTACTACAAGGCCAGAAAGAATGTAAAACCAATCTGAAAAGTGGTACAACATAATGCAGGGCAGTTAATACAACAGTTTGAAGAACAGACTGTGGAGTCAAAAATATCCAAGCTAAAATTTGGCCATTACTCAATGAAAAgtaatgtcttttattatttatttatttatttatttatttctgtctttcaaaggctgcacccacagcatatggaagttgtcaggctaggggtcgaatcagagccatagacgctggcctatgccatagccacagcaacggcagatatgagttgcatctgtgacctattctgcagcctgcagcagtgccagatccataactcactgaatgaggccagggatggaacccacatcctcatggatactagctgggttcttaactcactgagccacagtgggaactctgaaaagtaaTGTCTTTtagccttaatttcctcatctgtaaagggggATTATTAGTAGCCATACTTCACAGGGTTACAGTAAGGTGAAACGCTAAGCACCTAATCCTATATATCTTTCACTGTGTTAAGGATGTACAGAACAACAGTATACTCTTCACATACTGAAAATTCCACAAAGAGGGGAAGAGACTTTTGTTGATAATGCAGAAGGCCAAATCAGCACCAAGTATCCTTCAAAATTTCTAcagcaatcaggagttcccgtcgtggcgcagtggttaacgaatccgactaggaaccatgaggttgcgggttcggtccctgcccttgctcagtgggttaatgatccggcgttgccatgagctgtggtgtaggttgcagacgcggctcggatccagcgttgctgtggctctggcgtaggccggtggctacagctccgattcgacccctagcctgggaacttccatatgccgcgggagcagcccaagaaatagcaacaacaacaaaaagacaaaaaaaaaaaaaaaaaaaaaaaaaattctacagcaatcaaaacatttaaaaactccaCCCTGGCACCCAAATTAGAggtttgtttttccatataaaaggtagaaaataaaatgaagaaaaacatttttttaaaaagaaaatgccttgCTTTTCTGCATTTCCAAATGGCAAACTACCACACTATACATATCTAACAGTCTGCTATACAGAGGAGCATTGGCTGCAACAATAATTAAAGGagagtaaaaataaactaatCAAGATGAACCTATATCATGCTTTTACATATCAAGATAAGTCTTCCAAAATCATCTATTATGAATAGGATTCCTAGCAAGACTCTAggatagacacatgaaaaaaaaaatcaacacaaagttggggttccctggtggctcagtgagctaaggatctggcattgtcactgctttggctcacattcaatccctgacctgggaactttcacatgccacaggtgaggccaaaaaaaacaaaaaaaaatttcatcacaAAGAATTAGAAGgtttaattttggaaaaacagACAGAAGCAGTACAAAACAAAAAGGATCACTAGACTTTTATGTGCAGAaactaggaaataaaaaagaaacagggaaagaCACACAGaggcaaattttttaaatgagcactataaaacaatgaaattgttttatttattttattttttggcttgcccaaagtatgtggaagttcctggcccagggatggaacctacagtacggcagcaacccaaaccactgcagtgacagcactggatccttaacccactacgccacaaAAGAATTCTGAAAGTATTTTACAAGTATggtattttagggaaaaaaaatgaagttcaaaaTACCTAGCCCAGCCAAAGACCCATATACATCAAAAAAGTTAGCAAGAAAGGGGCTCTGCACCTATCACGTAGGTGAAGCTATTAGGGTACAGAGAAGGATAATTAGCTGGGGAGACAGTGAGACAACCAGAGGGGAAAGATGAATAAACataccaaaaaacccagaaagaccAACTTTTTTCCTACTTTGTTTATGAAATAGCactaattaaaacaaaaggaatcctaaaaaagaaagaaagaaaaaaaaaaaccacaaggagccctaaaagcagaaaataaaattcagtttcattATATTATCAAATAGTACTGTTCAAATAAGACAAGCAAATTCAGAACTTCTTCGGTGAATCTCCTGGAAGCTATCACTAAGCTTAAATTTTTGTAAGCTTGGACTGTGGAGGATTAGAGAGAGGGCCCCAGGCAGTCTAAGGAGGTGCTCAAAAAGagtaagataggagttcctggtAGCTAAAAGTAGgctgggatccagccttgccactgttgtgtggctcaggtcattgctgtggtgtgggtttgatctctggcctgggaaactccacatgcctcaagaATGTAccacccacccccgccgccaaagaaaaaaagagcaagaagagaGGAATACCTTCACTTACTGAAGaccagaactatgagagaatactTCTGCAGAAGCAGTACAATGCTGGAGACATAATAAGTACTCAACTAACAAATAATGCTTGATTGGGCAGAACTGCTTTAACTCTTTGAAtagtctcattcatttttttcttttttagggccacaccacacagcatatggaaattcccagactaagggtcaaatcagagctgcagctgccagccaacaccacagccacagcaatgcaggatccaagccatgtctgtgacctataccacagctcacggcaacactggatccttaacccactaagagaggccagggattgaacctgtgtcctcatggatcctagttaggttaaACTCCTGTTTACCATTAAATACTTTCTGAGCACCAACTATGGCCAGGCATGTTTAGAGCACTGGGGatacaacaataaacaaaactgAGTCCCCACCCTCTTAGAAAGAGTCTACTCGAGGGTAGAGAAAAAGAGCACTATCACACatgcagaaaggaaaggaagcctCTTTCCTCTGGCCAGTCACCACTCCCTCTGCTATCCCTGCTCACCATCTGGGCTGTTTAAATGACAGAGGGAGGAGCCAGGCTCTCAGGGCTCACCTCCCCAGCCAAAACACTATCTCAAAAGAAATgctaggagctcccattgtggcacagtggttaacaaacctgtctaggatccacaaggatgtgggctcaatccctggcctcgctcagtgggttaaggatctggcattgctaggagctatggtgtaggtcgcagacgcagctcggatccagcattgctgtggctgtggtgtaggccagcagctacagctccaatttgactcctagcctgggaactttcatatgtcatgggtgcagctctaaaaaaaaaaaaaaaaaaaaaaaaaaaaaaaaattaaagattctcACCACATCACCTCAGTGAGGTGATGAAagtgttaactaaccttactgtggtaatcatttcactatatatatactttatatatatacacctccAAAATCATCACATTATATACCTTAAACACAATGTTATATCCCAagtgtatctcaataaaaaaaaaatctagaaagaatTACTAAAAAATGGAATCAATTCTACACCAAGAACCATGCTAAGCACCTTATATATATGTCGTCATTTAACACTTGTGACAATCCTGGGAGATGGGCAGCAAATGCCCACTTTGTAATTTAGGTAACTACTAATCATTAAGTGAGTCTGAAGTAAAAGGAAACTGGGTGCTTATTACGTGCCAGGTGTTGTGTGTTTAGATACACCAGCTCATCCTTATAATAACTATATACGGCATTAGGCTCCTTAGGTTAGCAACAGGAAAGTAAGATCTTTGGTACCCTTTCTCAAAGTTACTCTATTAGTAAATGGCAGGCCCAAGATTCGATCCCTCTTCTGTGATCTTTCCCATCACATACGCATTCATTTTGATTCTTTTAGAACCAGTGCACATTCTTGCAGAAACCAGTTTACATCTCACCTCAATCTGGTCGATTTTCACTTGCTTATATGCTTTCTTCATCTCCTTTACTCCCAGTTTCATAGCGtcgacctaaaaaaaaaaaggaaaaagaaaacaccaagaaGGTGCATTGGTTAAGCTGCTTTTTAATAACCACGGGAAAACAGCACAAGGGTACAAAATAAAGTCAAATCATGGGAAAAGGTGTTTTGGGAGTACCGTGGTCTTGGTGTCCTTCAATGACTGGATGGTGTAATTGGCTTGTTCCATGTTAAATGACTGCTGGGCGAGATTGTCCCGCTGCTGCTCATACCTTTTTGTGGTCAAGTGAGAATGGGAAATGTGAGTCATATAGAAATCCTCAGGAAGAAACATCTCTAACACTAAATAAGAGAATTTTCTTTAAGTGGTATGAAAACCTaaaggggagctcccattgtggctcagcactaataaacccaactagtatccatgaggatgccggttcaaatccctggccttgctcagtgggttaagactctggtgttagcgtgagctgcagtgtaggttgcagatacgtcgtcttggatctggtgttgctgcagctgtggtgcaggctggcaggtgcagctcagattcaacccctagcctgggaacctccctatgcaacaggtgcagcctttaaataacaaaaaaaaaaaaaaaaaaaaaaaaaaagagagagagagagaactaaagGAATGGAAGactatttcccttttggtaaaccCGCTAAAGGAAAGGAGATTGTGCTAAAAACTTACATCCGCTTTTGCTTTAAAACCCGCAAGGCTTTCTGCTTGACCATATTctagggagaaaaacaaattttaacagATTTAAAGGAAGTAGAAAACATACATAAGGTAAAATAAATCACCCATATCCTCAACTCACATACTTATTTCCTCTTGCCTTCAAAGCAGTAGACACAGTGGTTCCTGGATTGTTCACCTCCCAAGCAGGTTTAAGCCCCAGCTTGCCTCAGTTTTTGCATCCCACACCTCAGTGTACTGAagtacatttccttttcttcgTGCATATTATCTCTACTCCCAGCCCTAAGAGGGCTGATTCTGTATATCCAGGTGCTTTAGGGAGAGTTCCAATTTGGAGTCTGCTATCCACTCAAACTCAACATGCTCAAATCCCTCAACTTGTTTTCACCTTGGAAATTACTAACAATGGCCCCACCAGTCTCAGTTCTCTAGGTTGAGAACCGTTATATTGACCTTACCACTTGTCTCTTCATGCACTGTCATCTTGTTAGATTTTCAGAACTTGCTTTCATATTGATTCCTCTCATGTCATTCTCATGACTACCACCATGGTTTAGGCTTTCATTTCCTCAAGTCTAGGTGAGCTTTCCTGCCTCTGGTCACTCTTCATTCCATGCCATCCAACTAAGATGGCAGAGAAAATCCTCTTGTCACTTCCTTTTCTATACTTTttcataaatcattttatttgtcttctcCAATGAAGAAGGAAAAGTAGATAATATTACTTCACAGATTATAATAATCCCTAACATTTACACACAGTATTATATAGGTCACAtgaattacctcatttaatcctcacactaTAAAGTAGatatcattcccatttcacagaagggaaaactgaggATCAGTGATGCTAAGCATCTTGCTCTAGTTCAGATGCCTAATAAGTTACAGGGATGGGAAAAAAGAAGGCAGTTCTACATTCACAGTCCATGAACTTAACAGTACTCTGTTTCTactaacagaagagaaaaataagaaattaagtaacttcATCAAGGTCACAGCTAGTAGGTAGTGATGGTATTATTCAGAGAATACTAGTACTTTTCCCCAACATGCCACTCCTTAACCACTCTATTATACTTATCTAACCTGACCAGCCTGGCAACTCATTATTCCTGAGCAGGTCCTGCCTCTCCAGATTTCCCCTTTCTCAGTAGAAGGCCCTAATTCCCATGTACATGCTTCTGGACATGTGATCAGCATCTTTTCTCCACCAGTTCAAACTACAGCCTTCCTCTCATATTTTGCTACaaactctcctcctcctcctcacatgTGTTTTCCCCTTACTAGACTGTGAACGTGTCTTCTGTACCTCTCACCAGCCCCTATCACCAGGCCCTACTTCCACTGGTACTTGAGTTAGGCTGTCACAGCACCTTCTGCAGGTGCTGCCTACCTTACCTTTGCAGGACCCTCTCTCATCTTTTTGATCTGATCCTTATACTTCACTAGCTCAGCATCCAGGCGAGAAATCTTCTTGTCAATGGATTCTGCCCTGCTGTCCaccttgagggaaaaaaaaatatcaaaggcAGTGGTAGTTATGGCAATACATTTACATGAAAAGTGGCAggagaggagtgaataaagaggaattaaaaaaaggaaaaataagagcatAAAGTGAAAGGTGAAAACAGATATTTCTAATGGTGGGGAGGAAGATACCCGGTCAGAAACACTGGTGGGGCTTTTATAAACTATACCCCAGATTGTAATATTCCAGAGTTGCCCTCAAGTGTATTtgagcagaaaaataatttgagaaccCCTCGTCTGAGTTGAGATTTCTCTAGAATCAGAGACTAGTCCAGCTGGGGGCTCAATCAGGAAATAGGCCAGTGCCCAGTGGATCCAGGCTATGGCTGTAGATCTATTTGCTTCAATAGAAAGTGGTGGCTTAACATAAGAGGCCAGGGTTCTGAATTTTGTGTTACTGAGATTCAGAATGTTGAGGTAGGATATCAAACCGAGGATGGGGACGTGAGAGAGGGATGAGCGATGGTAGAGGAATTAGGGGTCGACTGGACGAGGTGGGAAGAGTGTGTGAACCAGTGAGGGGATAAAGAGTGAGTGGACGCGGGCTTCAGAAGGGGTGGGGCACGAGTAGGGCGAGACAGCGATGGCTTAGGGGGTCCCTGATTTGTGGCGTCACGAATGACCTGGGTAACAAGAACCAAAGTGGGGTGGCGAGAGCTGAGGTGTAATGAGCCCGGGCCCCGGAATGGAGTGGAGGAGTAGAAGCCTTGGGTGGGCGGGGTCGAAGTGTCAGAGTCCCTGAGCCTAGTTATGTGTGGTAAAGTGCCCACCGTGCCAATGCAGTCGGTCAAGCTGGGCGGCGGAGCCTTGGGTTTCGCTTTCCCGAAGAATCGGTTCATCTTGAACAGCCGCAAAGAGAACCTAAACACTGGAGCAAAACCAGAAACGGAAGCAGAGTCACCTCCGCCTCCGACTTGACTTCCGGACCCTGGCGCAAGCGCAATGTGCCTATTGGCGTTTCCCGATCCTTTTTCCGGATCTTCAACT
It encodes the following:
- the CHMP5 gene encoding charged multivesicular body protein 5; protein product: MNRFFGKAKPKAPPPSLTDCIGTVDSRAESIDKKISRLDAELVKYKDQIKKMREGPAKNMVKQKALRVLKQKRMYEQQRDNLAQQSFNMEQANYTIQSLKDTKTTVDAMKLGVKEMKKAYKQVKIDQIEDLQDQLEDMMEDANEIQEALSRSYGTPELDEDDLEAELDALGDELLADEDSSYLDEAAAAPAIPEGVPTDTKNKDGVLVDEFGLPQIPAS